A window of Narcine bancroftii isolate sNarBan1 chromosome 6, sNarBan1.hap1, whole genome shotgun sequence genomic DNA:
AGAAGTCTCTCACTCCTTTTTGAATATATTtcttaattttgaaatttattttcccatttccagAAAATGAATGCTCCAAgttatgtcttctttggcttggcttcgcggacgaagatttacggagggggtaaaagtccacgtcagctgcaggctcgattgtggctgacaagtccgatgcgggactggcagacatggttgcagcaattgcaggggaaaattggttggttgaggttgggtgttgggtttttcctcctttgtcttttgtcagtgaggtgggctctgcggtcttcttcaaaggaggttgctgcccgccgaactgtgaggcgccaagatgcgtggtttgaggcgatatcagcccactggcggtggtcaatgtggcaggcaccaagagatttctttaggcagtccaagTTATGTTATTTGTCATCAAAACACGCCTTAAATCCTTGGGAGTACCCCCCTCCATGGCGAGTAACCTATCTCAAATTCCTTAATGCATAAATCTCAAATGAACCCCTCAAACCATTGTCCTCTGCTTGTAGGTATCTCTCCTGTTTGAAAATATTTTCTCCTTACTTCAATTGTTTGCCTCATGTTTTGCACACATATTCTACCCCTACCTAAGCCTTTACCAAACCaaggaaaatatatagtgttTGGTGAGTGAACCTCCTCAAGTTGTCTTCAGTACAAAaatttctttcctgatggatCAGGAATAGTATTTCTGGTAATGGCCCAAATTATATTTCATGTAATTGCTTCCCTCAATTTTTATTCCATGACCTAGCTGATTAAATCAAACAGCCAGCATACCTTATTGATCAACATGAGTGACAAAGAAAGTGTTCTACACATTTGCCTTCATTAGGCAAAGCACTGTGTACAAACGTTAGGCATCACGACACAGCtatacaaaacattggtgagacgGATGTGCATATTCTGCACAGCTCCAGACACTCAGCTCTTGGAGGCATGGCTATTAGGACTGGAGGGTTGGAATAATGGAGGGCTGTTTGCATAGTCAAGGACACTTTGATCACATTGTACAAGGTTGAGAGGCCAATTTTCAAGATTCATATCATCATGTCGAAGACAGAGATGAATAGTGATAGTCTTTCCTGGCTAAATGAGCATATGTTTAAGGTAataggggaaagatttgaaagggaccAGAGGCACACTTTTATTTACATATAGGGTGATGtagtgggtatgtggaacaaacTGCTGCAGAACATGGTAGAGGAAGACAAAAGGTTTTCAAAGACAATGGCAGAGGTATATGGGTGGGAATATGATCGAACAATATGGCTTAAGCACACGCTGATGAGACTAGCTCAGGTTTGGCATGAAGTAGTTTGGAcaatgggcctgtttccacgTGATATTTGCTGCTTTAACACAgtttaaaagcattttttttaaagcagatgAAGTGTGACACTGTTATACTTTGGTAGAAAGACAAACTAACTGTTACCCCAACTCCTGGCACTTGTGCAACTCGGTTGCTAGCCGCTGGAGTCCTTCACAGTGGATTTTGCAGTGCTCCAGGTTGAGACATTTTATTGTTTCACAATGCACAATGGCAAGGGAAAGGACTGTGCAGTCAATCGGAGTCAACACCAATCCAGTCAATGAAAGTGCTTCCATAGATCCAAGTGTAGCCTGAGCTAGTGCCCTATTCTGAGACTCAAACAGGTAGTGCAATGTGTTCAGGAGGCTCCTTTTGCCAGCTTCACTCCACGTGTTTCCAATCTGACGTTGAACTTCCTCCTTCACCCAGTCAATTACTCGGCAGGTTGTTTGATGAGGAAATTTACCTAGAAAATCCTCCAGGGGCCGAGCTGACAATGGTGAGGAGAGACCAGCAACAAAACGTAAAAATATCTCAAACCGTCCATCTATGGTGCTGTGGGCTTCAGTGAGGAATTTCAGTATATCCCCCTGGTTCGCAGTTAGGTATTGTGTGACTGCGGCTACAAACTCTTGGATGGTGAGGTGAGGGAATGTGTACACCATGCTCTGGGTAGAATTCTTTAACTCAAAAAGTTCCATCAGGAATCCTGAGAGGAATTGGGAAGGCTGAAGATCATACTTCTCCAAGTCTGCACATGTAAACACAATCTTCTTCTCGGACACTCCTGTGAAAGCCATCCGACCAACCCTCAGCAACAGGTCACGGGAATTCTCAATCTTAAGGCTGTGGTTTTTCAGGATGTTGTAAATATAGTGGGAATATAGTTGGGTGATGGTCTTGGGAACACGCCGTGGGTCCCTGTCTTGTTGTGTGAAGAAAGGACCCAGTGCCAGGGCGAGGATCCAGCAATAGGAGGGGTTGTAGCTCATCGTATACAGGAGCTCGTTCTCCTCCACATGTTTGTTAACAGCCGCTGCCACAGTCTGATCTTCAAAAAACCTCTTGAAATATTCCTTCCGTTCCTCACCAACAAATCCCAGGATCTCGGCCCAAACATTGATCTCTGCCTTTTCCAGTAAATATAATGCAGTGGGGCGGGTGGTCAACAGCACTGAACACCCTGGGAGAAGTTTGTGTTGgattaaactgtacacaatgtcaGTCACTTCACACCAGCATTCGGGATCTGGACACATGTGCTGCGGTTTTCCATATCTCTCTTTATTAGAAAAATCAATTTTGTGCTTGAATTCATCTAAACCATCAAATATAAATAGTAATCCCTGTGGATTCTTCCAGATATCTCTCAGTGTATTCCCAAAATAAGGATACTGATTTAGAACCAGCTCCATCAGGCTAATTCTCTTGTCCACAGAGTTTAACTCCCGGAATTTGAAACAGAAGACAAACTGGAAGTCATGATATATTTTCCCAGTGGCCCAGTCATGAACAATCTTTTGAACCATTGTTGTTTTCCCGATCCCTGCAACTCCGGCTACTGCAGCTGATCTCCCAAATTTGGATTCCATGCAGCTAAAACTACTTTGGAACAGGTGATCAATCTGGATTTTTTCCAGGTCTTGCTGGAGCTGATTCTCTCTCCATTGTTCGTGTACTCGACCTCTGGCCAACAGCTCGTGTTCCACAAGTGATAGATCTCGAATGGACGATATGACAGTAAGCTCGGCGTATCGACCAAGCAGCGGGAAATCTTTGATCTCCTCCTTCATCAGTATAGTGTTTATTTTCAGAGTTTCAGTTTGTACCTGCAGAGCCTCTTTGTGTATCTTTTGAACATCTTTCATGAGAGGAGACACAAAACAGTTTTCCAAATTAGTTTCAAATATACCATAAAAACAAATTCTCCACAATAATTtactatttaattattttcactAGTTTCTTGAGAGTTACAACAGCAGGGAAATAGATACAAAATTACTACTTTGATAATTTGTCACCAATGTTTAAAACCAGAAATAGTTTGTCATTAAATCCATTTAAATCATTCTGAGGATCCCTCGGGAGTATACCCCAGTGTTGCAATAATAAATGAGAATTTAGAGTTCAGTGATCATGGCAGCCGCTGATGCAAATGCAGCATTGATGCACATATGAATCCAGAAGGAGTGAGGCCATGGCCTTTCAGTGCTTCTCCCCAGTAGCTTATCCCAGACCCTTCTACTTGATGACCACAAGCCAGTTTAA
This region includes:
- the LOC138736395 gene encoding NACHT, LRR and PYD domains-containing protein 3-like, whose amino-acid sequence is MDELDPMFELLEQYDDSQFIHLTSHYLETLEQAIEEAVDKVSLILTYERYFSEQEYKQIMKRMERGGRVASSKLLLRLVMEKKATDGKLIWKYFVKMHHLVPKLGKLLKEMEEQGADLMKSFKKMHILSEMSDHLKDVQKIHKEALQVQTETLKINTILMKEEIKDFPLLGRYAELTVISSIRDLSLVEHELLARGRVHEQWRENQLQQDLEKIQIDHLFQSSFSCMESKFGRSAAVAGVAGIGKTTMVQKIVHDWATGKIYHDFQFVFCFKFRELNSVDKRISLMELVLNQYPYFGNTLRDIWKNPQGLLFIFDGLDEFKHKIDFSNKERYGKPQHMCPDPECWCEVTDIVYSLIQHKLLPGCSVLLTTRPTALYLLEKAEINVWAEILGFVGEERKEYFKRFFEDQTVAAAVNKHVEENELLYTMSYNPSYCWILALALGPFFTQQDRDPRRVPKTITQLYSHYIYNILKNHSLKIENSRDLLLRVGRMAFTGVSEKKIVFTCADLEKYDLQPSQFLSGFLMELFELKNSTQSMVYTFPHLTIQEFVAAVTQYLTANQGDILKFLTEAHSTIDGRFEIFLRFVAGLSSPLSARPLEDFLGKFPHQTTCRVIDWVKEEVQRQIGNTWSEAGKRSLLNTLHYLFESQNRALAQATLGSMEALSLTGLVLTPIDCTVLSLAIVHCETIKCLNLEHCKIHCEGLQRLATELHKCQELGLGGNELGDSGVQLVASALKKPDCKIQKVRLFTNRLTASCGDNLAAALSTNHSLTVLNLNDNNLGDAGVKPLTVALRNPNCIIQKLWLNNVGLTDSCAEDIATILHTNPSLIEVYLGHNKLGDSGVKLLCVALKNPMCKIRKLWLWANSLTDSCTEDLVSALSTQHSMREVELGSNSFTDRSVPALCRLLLNLPKLEWIGFRGNPFSSKGESQLQETRPRLTVAL